The sequence TGACCTGGACGAGCTGCTCGTAGGCCTCGCCCAGCCGGGTCGAGCGGACGGAGGCACGGAACCAGGCGTTCGCCTCCTCGCGCAGCCGCCGGAGCTCGGCGTCCCGGCGGTCGTAGGCCTGGGTGAGCACGATGTTGCCGAGGGACTCCTCGACGACGGAGGTGATCGCGCCGTCGGCGACCCGGCCCTCGCGGGAGACGTCCTTGATGGCACCGGAGAAACGGCGCGCGGCCAGCCAGAACAGGGGCGCGAGGACGAAGGTGGCGGCGGCCAGGTCCCAGCGCAGCCAGAACGCGGCGGCCGCGTAGAAGAGGGCGGAGAAGGCGGCCGAGGCGGCGCCCACCAGACCGGACACGACCATCGTCTCGATCGCCTCGACGTCGCTGGTCAGGCGGGAGAGCAGATCGCCCTGGCGGTGGTGCTGGAAGAAGTGCGGGGGCAACTGCTGGACGTGGTCGAAGACATGCTCGCGCAGCCGCATCACGAAGCGTTCGGTCACCCACGCGGCAAGGGAGTTGCCCGCGTACGCGACCAGCGCGCCGACGACGGCGATGCCCAGCCACTTGACGGCCGGGCTCCAGAACGCGGCGAGCGAACCCTTCTGCAGGGCGTGGTCGGTGAGGTCGCTGAAGAGCAGGATGGCCTCGGTCTCGGCCAGCGCGGCGATCACCGTGCACACCCAGACCAGGAGCAGCCAGCGGCGCAGCCCTCCGGTCAGCGGCCAGAAGCGGCGGAACGCGGTGCGGGCCGGAATGGCGGGCGTGTCCTCGTACTCATATTCCTCGGCCTCGCTCTCAGCCACGCCCATTTCACACCCCTGCTTTCCTTCGCCGGAATTTCTGGAATTCAGAACCGCAAAGAGGACCGACGGCGAACCGTCGGTCCTCGTTACGGCTGGATCAGCGGTCCTGGCCGGGGATCGGCTTGGGCAGCGGCTTCGGCGCCTTCTTCTTGGGCTTCGGCTTCGGTGGCGGGGGAGGCAGCTGCTTCTTGGGCTTCGGGGGCAGCGGGGCGAGCTTCCTGAGGCTCATTTCCGACTCCTTTTAGTAGCGCTGTACTTGCGTCTTGAATTCCGTGTCCGGAACCCGACATCGAAGAAGCTACACAGGAGGTCTGTGATTACCCTTGGAATACCTGGGAGTTACTTTAGGGACTCAGCGGCGGGCCATGTAGACGTCGAACGCCTTGTGCAGCAGCCGGTTGAGCGGGAAGTCCCACTCGCCCAGGTACTCCACGGCCTCGCCGCCCGCGCCCACCTTGAAGCGGAGCAGCCCCAGCAGATGGTTGGACTCCTCCAGGGTGTCGGTGATGCCCCGGAAGTCATAGACATGGGCGCCGAGTTCATGGGCGTCGGTCATCATCCGCCACTGCATGGCGTTGTTGGGCTGGACCTCGCGCTTGCGGCTGGTGGAGGCGCCGTAGGAGTACCAGACGTGGCCGCCGACGATCAGCATGGTGGCGGCGGCGAGGACGTCACCCTCGTGCTGGGCGAGGTACAGGCGCATCCGGTCCGGGTCCTCGGCCGTCAGCGCCGTCCACATGCGCTGGAAGTACGACAGCGGGCGCGCGATGAACCGGTCGCGCTCGGCGGTCTCGGCGTAGAGACCGTGGAAGACCGGAAGGTCCTGGTAGCCCCCGCGTACGACCGTCACGCCCGCCTTGCCGGCCTTCTTGATGTTGCGCCGCCACTGCTGGTTGAGGCCGCGGTGGACGTCCTCCAACGACCGCCCGGCGAACGGAACCTGGCACACGTACCGGGGCTGGCCGACGGCGAAGCCCTCCTCGCCGCCCGGCTCGGCCTGCCGCCAGCCCAGGCGGCGCAGACGCTCTGCGAGTTCCCCGGCACGCGGCTCGTACGACGTCGCGTCCGCGTCCCGCAGCCGGTGTGCGCCCGGGTCGGCGATCGCGGCTTTGACCGCCTCGGGGCTCCACCGCCGTACCACCACGGGCGGCCCCATCTTCACCGAGAAGGCGCCCCGGCGCTTCAGGTACGCGAGCATCGGCTCCAGCCAGCGCTCCAGGCCGGGCGCGTGCCAGTCGATGACGGGCCCTTCGGGCAGGTACGCCAGATACCGCTTCACCTTGGGCAACGGCCGCAGCAGCACCAGCCCGACGCCGACCGGCCGCCCGGCCGCATCGAACCAACCCAGGCTCTCCGCCTGCCAGTCGGGCTTCACGTCCCCCCAGGACGGCAGCTGCATATGGCTGGCGGAGGGCAGGGAGGCCACGAAGGCCAGATGCTCGGCACGGCTGATGGGGCGGAGTGTGAGGGTCATGCGCGGGACTCCTTCGGGGTGACTGGTCCGGCCACCCTCTATGAGCCCCTCCGCGGAACCGGCGGTTGCGGGCACCAGGGGCAGCCCGGCGCCCGCAACCGCTCCCACCGTGGAACTCAGGTCGAAGAACTCAGTTCACGTGCTCCTGGCGAGCGCGGACCCACGTCACCACGACGAGAGCCGCGGTGACGTACATGACGACGCTGGCGGTGGCCACGGATTCGACGTACGGCTCGTAGCCGTCCGCGCGGAGCTGGAGCGTCAGGAAAGCGAGAGCAGTGCCGAGCGCCGCTATCGCGGTCGCCAGACTCGCGAACGGGACCTTGGCCATGGGTTGTTCCTCCAAACTGCGAGACGACTGGTCACTCCCGAGTCTACGGATGCCCCGTCAACTGCCCTTTTCGCATGCGGGAACACCTCTCAGCTCCCCTTTTCCTTCTGCAACCCCTCCGCCAGCACCTCCGCCAGATGCCGCCCCCGCACCCCCGCCAGCTGCTCCAGCTGCGTCCGGCACGAGAAGCCGTCCGCCAGGATCACCGTCCCCTCGGCCGCGTCCCGCACCGAAGGCAGCAGCTGTTCCTCGGCACACGCCTTCGACACCTCGAAGTGCCCCGCCTCGAAGCCGAAGTTGCCCGCGAGGCCGCAGCAGCCGCCGCTCAGCTCGCCGGTCAGGCCCGCGGACTCGCGCAGTGCGCGGTCGGCGGTGTCGCCGAGGACCGCGTGCTGATGACAGTGGGTCTGCCCGACGACCGGACGGTCCACGGCGGGCGGGGTCCAGTCGGGCGCGTGCCGCCGCAGTGCCTCGGCGAACGTGAGGACCGCCGAGGCCAGCCGGGCCGCGCGCGGGTCGTCGTGCAGCAGCTCCGGGAGGTCGCCGCGGAGGGCCGCCGCACAGCTCGGCTCCAGGACGACGACCGGAGCGCCTTCGCGCAGCACCGGTTCCATCAGGTCCAGCGTGCGGCGCAGCACCGCGCGGGCCCGGTCGAGCTGGCCCGTGGAGACATAGGTCAGGCCACAGCAGACCTGCCCGCCCGACGGCCGGGACGGCGGGGGCACCACTCTGAGCCCGGCGTCCTCCAGCACCCGTACGGCCGCCTGCCCGACCGAGGGCGAGAGGTGCTCGGTGAAGGTGTCGGGCCACAGGACGAGCGGCTCTCCCGTGGTGCGCCGCTTCCGCCGCCGCCACCAGCGGCTGAACGTCTCCGGCGCCACCCGGGGGATCTCCCGCTCCGGCGCGATCCCGCCCAGCCGCTTCCCCGCCCGCGCGAACAGCCCCACGGCCGCGAGCCTGTTGAGCAGCGGGGCGGTGCGGGTCCGTGCCACCCAGCGCAGCCACACCGGCAGCCGGCCCATCGAGTAGTGGGCGGCCGGGCGGCGCCGTCCCGCGTAGTGATGGTGCAGGAACTCGGCCTTGTAGGTGGCCATGTCGACGCCGACCGGGCAGTCCGAGCGGCAGCCCTTGCAGGACAGGCACAGGTCCAGCGCCTCCCGGACCTCCGCCGAGCGCCAGCCGTCCGTGACCAGCTCGCCGGCCAGCATCTCGTGCAGCAGCCGGGCCCGCCCGCGCGTGGAGTGCTCCTCCTCCCCGGTCACCCGGAAGGAGGGACACATCACGGCCGGCCCGGCCGCCGTGCTCGTACGGCACTTGGCGACGCCGACGCAGCGGCGGACGGCCGCGCGGAAGTCGCCGCCGTCCGCCGGATAGCCGAAGGCCACGTCCACCGGACGGCGGGGCAGGACGGAGAAGCGCAGGTCGGCGTCGAGCGGGGCCGGGCGGACCAGCATGCCGGGGTTGAGCAGGTCGTCGGGGTCCCAGACCGCCTTGGCCCGCTCGAAGAGCCGTACCGTCTCGTCGCCGTACATGCGCGGCAACAGCTCCGCGCGGGCCTGTCCGTCGCCGTGCTCCCCGGACAGCGAGCCGCCGTGGGCGACGACCAGGTCGGCGAGTTCCTCGGAGAAGCGCCGGAAGCGGCCGATGCCCGCCTCGGTGAGCAGGTCGAAGTCGATGCGGACGTGGATGCAGCCGTCCCCGAAATGGCCGTACGGCGTGCCGCGCAGGCCGTGGGCGGCGAGCAGGGCACGGAAGTCCCGCAGATACGGGCCGAGCCGGGCGGGCGGCACCGCGCAGTCCTCCCAGCCGGGCCAGGCCTCGGTGCCGTCGGGCATACGCGTCGCCGTACCGCTCGCGTCCTCGCGGATGCGCCACAGGGCCCGCTGGGCCGCCGCGTCCGTCACCACGAGGGAGTCGACGACGTCGGCCGCGCGGACGATCGCCTCCGCACGCGCCCGTGCCTCGGCGACCGTCTCCCCGCCGGTCTCCACGAACAGCCAGGCGCCCCCCTTCGGCAGCCCGGCCGGCGAGCGCACCAGGTCGGCCGCCATGCCCTCCACCGTCAGCGGGCCGAGCGGCAGAAGCCCGGCGGCGGCCTCGGCGGCGCCGCTCTCGTCGCCGTACCCCAGCACCGCGAGGGCACGCGCGCGTGGCGCCTCCACCAGCCCTACGACCGCCTCGGTCAGGATCCCGAGGGTGCCCTCCGAGCCGCAGAAGGAGCGGGCGACATCGGCGCCCTTCTCGGGCAGCAGGGCGTCGAGGGCGTATCCGGAGATGCGGCGGGGCAGATCCGGGAAGCCGGTGCGCAGACGGGCCAGGTCGCCCTCCACCAGGGCGCGCAGCCCGTCCGGGGCACCGGCCCAGTCCCGGCCGAGCCGCAGCCGCTGCCCGCGCGCGGTGATGACGGACAGCTCCCGCACACTGTCGGCCGTGGTCCCCCAGGCGACCGAATGCGAGCCGCACGAGTTGTTGCCGATCATTCCGCCGAGCGTGCAGCGGCCGTGGGTGGACGGGTCGGGGCCGAAGCGCAGACCGTGCGGGGCGGCGGCCTCCTGGAGGCGGTCGAGGACGAGCCCCGGCTGGACGACGGCCGTGCGCGTGCCCGGGTCCAGCTCCAGCAGCCCGTTCATGTGCCGGGTGAAGTCCAGCACCACGCCCGTGCCGGTCGCCTGCCCCGCGATCGACGTGCCTCCGCCGCGCGCCACCACCGGCACCCCGCGCGCCCGGCACACCTCCAGCACCGCCGCGACGTCGTCCGCGTCCCGCGGGGCCACCACCCCCACCGGGACACGCCGGTAGTTGGACGCGTCCATGGTCACGAGCGCCCGGGCGGTGACATCGAAGCCGACCTCACCCCGGACGACCCCGCGCAGCTCCGTCTCAAGGCCCGAGAGATCCGTCATGCGTCAAGGATGCATCCGATCACACACAGTCACCAGAAGTTTTCCACAGTCCCGCACATATCGTCGTACAACCTCACAGGGTCCAGGACTCGGCGATCTCGTCTCATCGGACGGACATGGTTCCGTCCCGTTTCGTCTAGCGGATACCCTCCGACTCGTGGCCGACATCCAGATTCCCGCTGACATCAAGCCCGCCGACGGACGCTTCGGCGCAGGCCCCTCCAAGGTGCGCACCCAGGCGCTCGACGCGCTCGCCGCCACCGGAACCTCCCTGCTCGGCACCTCCCACCGCCAGGCCCCCGTCAAGAACCTGGTGGGCCAGGTCCGCGAAGGCATCAGCTCCCTGTTCTCCCTCCCCGAGGGCTACGAGGTCATCCTCGGCAACGGCGGCTCCACCGCCTTCTGGGACATCGCCACCCACGGACTGATCGACAACAAGTCCCAGCACCTCAACTTCGGCGAGTTCTCCTCCAAGTTCGCCAAGGCAGCCAAGCTCGCCCCGTGGCTGGCCGAGCCCACCGTCATCTCCTCGGACCCGGGCACCCACCCCGACACGCAGGCCGAGGCGGGCGTCGACGTCTACGCCCTCACCCACAACGAGACCTCCACCGGTGTCGCCATGCCGATCAAGCGCGTGGCCGGTGCCGACCAGGGCTCCCTCGTCCTGGTGGACGCCACCTCCGGCGCCGGCGGCCTGCCCGTCGACATCGCCGAGACCGACGTCTACTACTTCGCCCCGCAGAAGTCCTTCGCCTCCGACGGCGGCCTGTGGATCGGCATCTTCTCCCCCGCCGCCATCGAGCGCGCCGAACGCGTCCACGCGTCCGGCCGCCACGTCCCGGAGTTCTTCTCGCTGCCCACCGCGATCGACAACTCCCGCAAGAACCAGACGTACAACACCCCGGCCCTGGCCACCCTCTTCCTGCTGAACCAGCAGCTGGAGTGGCTCAACGGCCAGGGCGGCCTGGCCTTCTCCACCGCCCGTACGAAGGACTCCTCGACCCGCCTGTACACCTGGGCGGAGGAATCCAAGTACGCCACCCCGTTCGTCACCGACCCGGCCAAGCGCTCCCAGGTCATCGGCACGATCGACTTCTCCGACGAGATCGACGCCGCCGCCGTCGCCAAGGTCCTGCGCGCCAACGGCATCGTCGACACCGAGCCCTACCGCAAGCTCGGCCGCAACCAGCTGCGCATCGCCATGTTCCCGGCGATCGACCCGGCCGACGTCGAGGCCCTGACGAAGTGCGTCGATCACGTGATCGAGAAGCTGTAGTCGTTCTCCCCCGACACTCAGGGCGCCCGGTGCCGACACCGGGCGCCCTCTTGTTCGTTCGGCTCCGCGGTGAGGCCTTCAGCCCCGTCGCCGCAACCGCCGCACCCCGAGGCCGGCAGCGATCCCGATCGCGGCGAAGGCGGCGACGACCGCGCCGGTCTTGAAACCCCCGCCGAAGGTGGCGCTGTTGCCCACGCCCGTGGCGGAACTGCCCCCTCCCGAGGGCACCTTGCCCGAAGACGCCCCCTCCGGTGCGTCCTCCGCCTGCACCGAACTGTCGGCCCCCTCACTGCCGTACATCAGCTTGGTGCCGTCCGGTGAGTACGAGACGGACTCCCCCTGCCCCTGCAGGGGGACGTCGAGGCGCCCTTCCCGTTTGATCCGCCCGCCGTTCCAGTCGTAGTAGATGCCGCCGAAGTACCCCCGTACGGCGAGCTGTCGGCCGTTCGGCGAGAAGGCCGCGTCGGTGGCCCAGAGGTCGACGGTGGCGACGGGCCTGAAGATGTTCGCGCCGGAAGCGGACAGGGTCGCGGGCCCCTCGTACAGATGCCCGCCGTCCTCCTTCTTGTCGATGATGTACACGCGCCCGGTCTTCGGATGGACGAGGAGCGACTCGGCGTCCCTCGGCCCGTTCGCGTACTTCACGACGTACTGCGTGGCGCTGACCGTCTGGTTCTTGAGCACCTTCGGCTCGGGCAGCCGGTAGATCCACACGTACGGCCACTTGCCGCCGAGGTTGTCGCCGATGTCTCCGACGTAGATCTGGTGGTCCGGCCCGATGGAGATGGCCTCGACATCGCGCGGGGAACCGATTCCGCGCAGGGTCACCGTGGCGACGGTCTTTCCCGTCCGGCTGTCCACGGCGTAGATGTACGGCCCGTCGTCGCTGTCGTTGTGCGTCCAGTAGATGCCGGGGTGCAGCGTGGAGGCGGCCAGGCCGCTGGACTCGGTGATCCTCGGGTCCTTGATGGTGAACCCCTGATCACCGGTACTGCCACCGTCGGCGGCGGATGCGGGCAGCGCACAGGCACCCGCGAGCAGGACCCCGGCGAGCAGGGCGAACGGTCGACGCATGCGTCAAGCCTGCCATTCCTCGCGGGGGTTTACGGGGCGTGGCGGGCCTCACACCCCACACGCGCGCGTGATCGTCCATCATGAGCGGATGCTCAGGTTCATGCCCGTAGGTGACTCCATGACGATCGGGAGTACGGGCGAACACACGTGGCGTTACCGGCTGTGGCGGCATCTGTGCGAGGCGTACGACGGCCCGTTCACGTTCGTCGGCCCGCGCGAGGAGCTGTACGACAAGCACGCCGAGGCGCCCACGTCGTACGCCTACGCCGAGCCGGACTTCCCCCGCTCGCACCTGGCAGGCTGGGGCGAGGGATGGCTGCACATGGCTCCGCTGATCGGCGAGGCGATACGGGAACACCGGCCCGGCGTCCTGCTCGTCTCCCTCGGCCTGATCGACCTGGGCTTCTACACGAACGCCGAGCAGACGGCGGAGAATGTACGGGCCTTCGTCGCGGCCGCCCGGGAAGCATCGCCGCGCATCCGCATGGTCCTGCTCCCGGTGATCCCGAACATCCGCGCCCACGCTGACGCGCCCTTCGCCGAGCAGGTGGACCGGTTCAACGTCCTGCTCGCCAAGGCCGTGGCCGACCTGGACGAGCCCCGCTCGCCGATCCTGCTGGCGTCGCCGCCCGAGTCGTACGACATCCACGCCGACACCTACGACGGCACGCATCCCAACGCGAGCGGGGAGCACCGGATCGCGGGGGCGTTCGCGGGGGCGATGTACGAGGCGTGGGGGGTCGGACAGGCGTACATGGCTGGAACGGACTGACCTGATTCCGGCGCCTCCCCGTCACTGTACGTATCGTTGTACTGCGCGGCTGCACTCGTGCGTGGGGCAGCCGGGGAGGAGCGCCACGATGACCGTCCTTGAAGACAGGATCGAGATGGCCGACGCCGACGCCGACACCAAGGGCTTGGACGAGTGGTTCGAGCGCCTTGAGCGGATGCCCGTCCCCGAAGGATTCCGGGTCGAGATCGTCGGGGGCAACGTTTTTATGACGCCGCAGCGCGACACGCATTGGATGGTCATCCGCGAGTTCCTCTGGGCCGTCGAGGACAGGTTCGGGAGGAGTGTCAGGGTGTTCTCGGATGTCCGCATCGACTTCCCGGGCTACCAGAACGGCTTCTGCCCGGACATCGCCATGCTCAAGGACTCGGCGAAGAAAGACGACAAGGGCCACTGGCGGTACCAGGACGTCGAGTTCGTCGCAGAGGTCATCTCCCAGGGAACGGCCCAGAACGACTACGGCCCGAAGAAGATCGCCTACGCCGAGGCCGAGGTCCCCGTCTATGTCATCGCCGATCCCTACCAGGGCCGCTGCTACGTCTACACCGACCCCAAGGACGGCGACTACGAGAACAGGACGCCGGTGGATTTCGGCACCGACATCGACCTGACCGGCACCGTGGTCGACCTCGTCCTCGAAACCGACGACTTCCCCCGCGACTGAGTTGCTTGCCTAGAGCCCACTCCAAGCCGTTGGCTAATGGACCATGAAGTACACACAGCTAGGACGCACGGGACTCAAGGTCAGCCGACTCGTCCTCGGCACCATGAACTTCGGCCCGCAGACCGACGAAGCCGGCAGTCACGCGATCATGGACGCGGCGCTGGACGCGGGCATCAACTTCTTCGACACCGCGAACGTGTACGGGTGGGGTGAGAACAAGGGGCGGACCGAGTCCATCATCGGGAACTGGTTCGCCAAGGGCGGCGACCGGCGCGACAAGGTCGTCCTCGCCACCAAGATGTACGGCAACATGGCCGGCGACGGCGAGCCCTGGCCCAACCACGACAAGCTCTCCGCGCTCAACATCCGACGGGCCGTGGACGCCAGCCTCAAGCGGCTGCAGACCGACCACATCGACCTGTACCAGTTCCACCACATCGACCGGAACACTCCCTTCGAGGAGATCTGGCAGGCGATCGACGTACTGATCCAGCAGGGCAAGATCCTCTACGTCGGCTCCTCCAACTTCCCGGGCTACAAGATCGCCCAGGCCAACGAGATCGCCGCCCGCCGAGGCGGCACCATCGGGCTCGTCAGCGAGCAGTGCCTGTACAACCTGGCCGAGCGCCGTGCCGAGATGGAGGTCATCCCGGCCGCGCAGGACTACGGCCTCGGGGTCATCGCATGGTCGCCGCTGAACGGCGGCCTGCTCGGCGGCGTGATCAAGAAGGAGGTGCAGGGCGTGCGCCGCGCCTCCGGCCGGGCCGCCGACGCCCTCGCCGATCCCGCCTCCCGCGCGCAGATCCAGGCGTACGAGGACCTGCTCGACAAGCACGGCGTGGAGCCCGGCGAGGCCGCCCTGGCCTGGCTGCTCACCCGCCCCGGCGTGACCGGCCCGATCGTCGGCCCGCGCACGGCAGAGCAGCTGGAGTCCGCGCTGCGGGCGGTCGAGCTGCGGCTGAGCGAGGAGCTGCTGTCCGGGCTGGACGAGATCTTCCCGGGTCCGGGCCCGTCCCCGGAGGCCTTCGCCTGGTAGCGCCACGACAGGGGCGACGGGGCCGCATTCGATGTGCGGCCCCGCCGCGTGGGCGCGACCGGCCAGGAACGGCTCGCGGCCGACGTACGAGGCCACAGTTCCCCAGCCCGGCCGGGGAACTACCTGAGCGCCGCCGACACGGCAACCACCACGAACATCAGCACAAGCACACCGGCCATGATCCGGTTCCGGGTTTTCGGGTCCACGTACCCGAGCCTAACCGGCCCCGCCGAGCGCCCAGCGGGCGACCGTCTCGTACCGGGGCTGCTCGCCGGGCACCCCGGATCTGGGCAGGTTGCTGCGCACCAGGGCGAGGTCGCCCACCGTCCAGGTGCGGCTCACGAAGGTTTTCAGGGCCTCGACGTACGGCCGTACGTTCACCGAGTCCCGGGCGCGTGCCACCGTCAGATGGGCCAGATAGCGACGGTGCTCCCCCATCGGCACACCGGACTTCACCGCCGCCGCCTCCGTACGATCGGCCAGCAGCCGCATGGCCGGCAGGTCCCCGTCGGCGCCCACCCACAGCACTTGCCCGTGCCCGAACTGCCCGCCGCCCCGCAGGGCCAGCGGGAAGGGGGACGTACGGTGGGCCGCGCGGCCCAGGCGGGTCGACAGGTCCGGCACGACGGCATCGTCGACCTCGCCGTAGAAGGCCAGCGTGAAGTGCCAGCCGGGGCGGTTGGTCCAGCGCAGGTTCTCCGCGCCGGGCAGCCTCTTCAGCTTCGCGACCTCGGCGGCCAGCTCATGGACGACATCCTCCGGGGGCAGCACGGCGGCGAAGAGTCTCATGCCTTCACCTTGGCAGACACCGGTCGGCATGATGGGCCCATGACGATCAACATCCGAAAGGCCGGCCCGGACGACATCCCCGTGATACTCGGCATGTTCGACAGCGCCGTTCAGTGGCTGGTCTCGCAGGGGCGCACCCGGCAGTGGGGCACCACGCCCTGGTCGGAGAACCCCAGGGCGGTGGCCATGATCACCCGGTACGTCACCGAGGGCAGCCCGTACATCGCCGAGTACGACGGTGTCCCGGCCGCCACGCTCACCCTCACCGACGCGCCCGGTGAGTATCTGGAACCCGCCGACGAGCCCGAGCGGTTCATCCACATCCTCGCCTCGGACCGCCGCTTCAAGGGCCTCGGCACCGGTGCCGCCCTGCTCGCCCACGCGGTCGAGGAGACCCGGAAGGCCGGGATCTCGCTCCTGCGCGTCGACTGCTACGCGGGCGACGACGGCAAGCTGGTCGCCTTCTACGAGAACAACGGCTTCATCCCGG is a genomic window of Streptomyces griseochromogenes containing:
- the serC gene encoding phosphoserine transaminase translates to MADIQIPADIKPADGRFGAGPSKVRTQALDALAATGTSLLGTSHRQAPVKNLVGQVREGISSLFSLPEGYEVILGNGGSTAFWDIATHGLIDNKSQHLNFGEFSSKFAKAAKLAPWLAEPTVISSDPGTHPDTQAEAGVDVYALTHNETSTGVAMPIKRVAGADQGSLVLVDATSGAGGLPVDIAETDVYYFAPQKSFASDGGLWIGIFSPAAIERAERVHASGRHVPEFFSLPTAIDNSRKNQTYNTPALATLFLLNQQLEWLNGQGGLAFSTARTKDSSTRLYTWAEESKYATPFVTDPAKRSQVIGTIDFSDEIDAAAVAKVLRANGIVDTEPYRKLGRNQLRIAMFPAIDPADVEALTKCVDHVIEKL
- a CDS encoding aldo/keto reductase gives rise to the protein MKYTQLGRTGLKVSRLVLGTMNFGPQTDEAGSHAIMDAALDAGINFFDTANVYGWGENKGRTESIIGNWFAKGGDRRDKVVLATKMYGNMAGDGEPWPNHDKLSALNIRRAVDASLKRLQTDHIDLYQFHHIDRNTPFEEIWQAIDVLIQQGKILYVGSSNFPGYKIAQANEIAARRGGTIGLVSEQCLYNLAERRAEMEVIPAAQDYGLGVIAWSPLNGGLLGGVIKKEVQGVRRASGRAADALADPASRAQIQAYEDLLDKHGVEPGEAALAWLLTRPGVTGPIVGPRTAEQLESALRAVELRLSEELLSGLDEIFPGPGPSPEAFAW
- a CDS encoding SGNH/GDSL hydrolase family protein, producing MLRFMPVGDSMTIGSTGEHTWRYRLWRHLCEAYDGPFTFVGPREELYDKHAEAPTSYAYAEPDFPRSHLAGWGEGWLHMAPLIGEAIREHRPGVLLVSLGLIDLGFYTNAEQTAENVRAFVAAAREASPRIRMVLLPVIPNIRAHADAPFAEQVDRFNVLLAKAVADLDEPRSPILLASPPESYDIHADTYDGTHPNASGEHRIAGAFAGAMYEAWGVGQAYMAGTD
- a CDS encoding Uma2 family endonuclease → MTVLEDRIEMADADADTKGLDEWFERLERMPVPEGFRVEIVGGNVFMTPQRDTHWMVIREFLWAVEDRFGRSVRVFSDVRIDFPGYQNGFCPDIAMLKDSAKKDDKGHWRYQDVEFVAEVISQGTAQNDYGPKKIAYAEAEVPVYVIADPYQGRCYVYTDPKDGDYENRTPVDFGTDIDLTGTVVDLVLETDDFPRD
- a CDS encoding lipid II:glycine glycyltransferase FemX, with protein sequence MTLTLRPISRAEHLAFVASLPSASHMQLPSWGDVKPDWQAESLGWFDAAGRPVGVGLVLLRPLPKVKRYLAYLPEGPVIDWHAPGLERWLEPMLAYLKRRGAFSVKMGPPVVVRRWSPEAVKAAIADPGAHRLRDADATSYEPRAGELAERLRRLGWRQAEPGGEEGFAVGQPRYVCQVPFAGRSLEDVHRGLNQQWRRNIKKAGKAGVTVVRGGYQDLPVFHGLYAETAERDRFIARPLSYFQRMWTALTAEDPDRMRLYLAQHEGDVLAAATMLIVGGHVWYSYGASTSRKREVQPNNAMQWRMMTDAHELGAHVYDFRGITDTLEESNHLLGLLRFKVGAGGEAVEYLGEWDFPLNRLLHKAFDVYMARR
- the thpR gene encoding RNA 2',3'-cyclic phosphodiesterase; this translates as MRLFAAVLPPEDVVHELAAEVAKLKRLPGAENLRWTNRPGWHFTLAFYGEVDDAVVPDLSTRLGRAAHRTSPFPLALRGGGQFGHGQVLWVGADGDLPAMRLLADRTEAAAVKSGVPMGEHRRYLAHLTVARARDSVNVRPYVEALKTFVSRTWTVGDLALVRSNLPRSGVPGEQPRYETVARWALGGAG
- a CDS encoding FAD-binding and (Fe-S)-binding domain-containing protein, producing the protein MTDLSGLETELRGVVRGEVGFDVTARALVTMDASNYRRVPVGVVAPRDADDVAAVLEVCRARGVPVVARGGGTSIAGQATGTGVVLDFTRHMNGLLELDPGTRTAVVQPGLVLDRLQEAAAPHGLRFGPDPSTHGRCTLGGMIGNNSCGSHSVAWGTTADSVRELSVITARGQRLRLGRDWAGAPDGLRALVEGDLARLRTGFPDLPRRISGYALDALLPEKGADVARSFCGSEGTLGILTEAVVGLVEAPRARALAVLGYGDESGAAEAAAGLLPLGPLTVEGMAADLVRSPAGLPKGGAWLFVETGGETVAEARARAEAIVRAADVVDSLVVTDAAAQRALWRIREDASGTATRMPDGTEAWPGWEDCAVPPARLGPYLRDFRALLAAHGLRGTPYGHFGDGCIHVRIDFDLLTEAGIGRFRRFSEELADLVVAHGGSLSGEHGDGQARAELLPRMYGDETVRLFERAKAVWDPDDLLNPGMLVRPAPLDADLRFSVLPRRPVDVAFGYPADGGDFRAAVRRCVGVAKCRTSTAAGPAVMCPSFRVTGEEEHSTRGRARLLHEMLAGELVTDGWRSAEVREALDLCLSCKGCRSDCPVGVDMATYKAEFLHHHYAGRRRPAAHYSMGRLPVWLRWVARTRTAPLLNRLAAVGLFARAGKRLGGIAPEREIPRVAPETFSRWWRRRKRRTTGEPLVLWPDTFTEHLSPSVGQAAVRVLEDAGLRVVPPPSRPSGGQVCCGLTYVSTGQLDRARAVLRRTLDLMEPVLREGAPVVVLEPSCAAALRGDLPELLHDDPRAARLASAVLTFAEALRRHAPDWTPPAVDRPVVGQTHCHQHAVLGDTADRALRESAGLTGELSGGCCGLAGNFGFEAGHFEVSKACAEEQLLPSVRDAAEGTVILADGFSCRTQLEQLAGVRGRHLAEVLAEGLQKEKGS
- a CDS encoding SCO3870 family protein — translated: MAKVPFASLATAIAALGTALAFLTLQLRADGYEPYVESVATASVVMYVTAALVVVTWVRARQEHVN
- a CDS encoding GNAT family N-acetyltransferase, producing MTINIRKAGPDDIPVILGMFDSAVQWLVSQGRTRQWGTTPWSENPRAVAMITRYVTEGSPYIAEYDGVPAATLTLTDAPGEYLEPADEPERFIHILASDRRFKGLGTGAALLAHAVEETRKAGISLLRVDCYAGDDGKLVAFYENNGFIPAESFTVAVPGDDTWPGQVLARRVR